The window GTCCCGATCGACGATCCTGCGGTACTTCGAGGAGGTCATCGACTCCGCGGAGTACGAACTCTCCCTGTCGCTGACGCCGGACCTGCTGACACGGTTCCAGGACCAACTCGAGGCCGCCGTCGACGCGGGCGTCAGCGTCGACCTGATCGTGACGCCGGCGAGCGAAGCGCCCGCACCCGAGGAGTTCGACTATCTGTCGGTCGCGACGACGGCCCGTGCGCGCCGCGGGATCACGACCCCGGTCGTCGCCGTCGCGGACGGAAACTACTCCGTCTACGCGACCCAGGACGCGCTGCGCGACGACCAGGACCGCTATGGGGTCATCTTCAACCGCTCGGCGCTCGGCTTCCTCGTTTCCGGGTTCTTCGGGACCGTCCTCTGGACGACCGCGGAACGCACCCTCGCGGAGGACGGCACCGCGCGGACCTACCCGCGCAAGTACGCCTCGATCCGCCGCTGTGTCAAGGACGTCATCGACGAGGGCGGCGAGTTCTACGCGACGATCGAAGGCCGCGACGTCGAGGTCGGCAGCACCCAGATCGTTCGCGGCCGGATCGTCGACGTCTCGTTCGAGGTCAGCGAGGAAGTCGCCAGCATGACCCTCGAGGACGAGGAGGGACGCGAAGTGACCGTCGGCGGCCGCGTCGCCGCGCTCGAGGACCTCGAAGCCCACGAGATCCATATCGGCCGCCACGAACCGCCGACGCTCGAGGAGTAACCCGGTTTCGTCGCCGGTCTCGGCGGTTCCCCGGTTCGACCGTCTCGCGTCGGTCGGAGTAATCGTCGGCTTTTCGTCCCGCTTCGGTCTCGCTCCCGTCTCGTTCCTCCGGTTTCCGTCCGGTTTTCGGTCCGACCTCGGGCACAGGTATACAGGGTACCGTCGCGCCTTCGCCATCGTGTCACCGATTTTGACCCCGATAAAAGTGATGGTATAATAACACGGCGTTACGAAACGCAGGACGGTATCCGTTCGAATCGGGTCGGGTCGTGCAAGCCAGTTCGTTAACCGTCCGAACGTCGTGTGATTAGTTCGGATGGGAAACGACACCACAGGACGATGTCGTGAGGAATCGTCCCGGCGCTCGTTCGTGGCCGGCGTGTCTGCGGTCGCCGCGGCCGGAACGACGGCGATCGCCGGTTGTCTCGGACGGGGTCCCGGATCGAACACCGTGGTGATGACCGCAGATTCGGGTGTCGAGGGGATCATACACAGCGAGGGGGACCAACCCTCGGTTCAACAGGCGCTCTGGGACGCCGGTCTCGACGAGGACATCCGCATCGAGATCCAGACCGTCGTCAGCGACTCCGCATCCCGGATGCAGACGGCGCAAGCGGCGCTCGAGGCGGGTCGCGCCCCGCCGGACATCCAC of the Halobiforma lacisalsi AJ5 genome contains:
- the trmB gene encoding HTH-type sugar sensing transcriptional regulator TrmB, with translation MAPDELRSTVERVGDRFNLGEYEIDAYLTVLEQGQLTASEIADRTEIPQPRVYDTVRSLSDRGLVELRESRPMKVVAIDPAEAFDDVQSSLEQMIDELEARYTAPARDTEAVSLVKSRSTILRYFEEVIDSAEYELSLSLTPDLLTRFQDQLEAAVDAGVSVDLIVTPASEAPAPEEFDYLSVATTARARRGITTPVVAVADGNYSVYATQDALRDDQDRYGVIFNRSALGFLVSGFFGTVLWTTAERTLAEDGTARTYPRKYASIRRCVKDVIDEGGEFYATIEGRDVEVGSTQIVRGRIVDVSFEVSEEVASMTLEDEEGREVTVGGRVAALEDLEAHEIHIGRHEPPTLEE